A window of Chitinophaga sp. MM2321 contains these coding sequences:
- a CDS encoding sulfatase — protein sequence MKKIGLLTVIVAFALVCFLAWKPAVPSKPNFIFILTDDQGWTSISAAMDKMQHGYRSDYYETPNIDRLGNEGMRFNHGYAPAALCTPSRRSIQFGQSPIHIGNVNFPANYNPHKQKWLTIPAMLKSLDAGYKTAHYGKWDLRADIFPEDLGYDESDGNTGNNNGDVMTDKKTKWSQIYITKDPKRTASVTNRALNFMQRQVQSNHPFYMQVSYYAPHVDIETTEETYARYQRKPKGKIHDNAGWAGMLENMDTGVGQILDMVKKLGIDDNTYIFFMSDNGGVPFFPPPPIKRKLDPPSAFDKKMINYPLRGGKWVLYEGGIRVPFIVKGPGIKAHSYCQVPVVGYDILPTISELAGNKQPLPDYLDGASFQSLLAKPESGKVKRKETDLYFHRYEKSYEHTAIISGNYKLIRFWNTNTIELYNLDKDLEEVHDLAAALPDTAAVLDRKLMQYLQKQHAEVLDKSLKTTKKNKKNEEED from the coding sequence ATGAAAAAAATAGGGTTGCTAACAGTTATTGTCGCCTTTGCGCTGGTATGCTTTCTCGCATGGAAACCGGCTGTACCTTCAAAGCCGAATTTCATATTTATCCTGACCGATGATCAGGGATGGACCTCCATTTCGGCGGCCATGGATAAAATGCAGCACGGCTACAGGAGCGACTATTACGAAACACCAAATATTGACAGGCTGGGCAACGAAGGCATGCGGTTCAACCACGGATACGCCCCTGCTGCTTTATGTACGCCTTCGCGCCGGAGCATCCAGTTCGGTCAATCACCCATCCATATCGGGAATGTAAATTTCCCCGCGAATTATAATCCGCACAAACAAAAATGGCTGACCATTCCCGCCATGTTAAAATCGCTGGACGCCGGGTATAAAACGGCGCACTATGGCAAATGGGATTTGCGGGCAGACATTTTCCCGGAAGACCTGGGATATGATGAAAGCGATGGTAATACAGGTAATAATAATGGTGATGTAATGACAGATAAAAAAACAAAGTGGAGCCAGATCTATATTACTAAAGATCCGAAAAGAACCGCTTCTGTTACAAACCGCGCCCTCAATTTCATGCAGAGACAGGTACAATCCAACCATCCTTTCTATATGCAGGTTTCCTATTATGCGCCGCATGTTGATATAGAAACAACGGAAGAAACCTATGCCAGGTACCAGCGCAAGCCTAAAGGAAAAATTCATGATAATGCCGGCTGGGCCGGCATGCTGGAGAATATGGATACCGGTGTTGGACAAATACTGGATATGGTAAAAAAACTTGGAATAGACGACAACACCTACATATTCTTTATGTCAGACAACGGTGGTGTTCCATTCTTCCCCCCTCCTCCCATTAAACGCAAGCTTGATCCTCCTTCCGCATTCGATAAAAAAATGATCAACTATCCCTTGCGGGGAGGAAAGTGGGTTTTATATGAAGGAGGTATACGCGTGCCTTTCATCGTAAAAGGACCGGGCATAAAAGCACACAGCTATTGCCAGGTACCCGTTGTAGGATACGACATTCTCCCTACTATCAGTGAGCTGGCAGGAAACAAACAGCCCCTCCCCGATTACCTGGATGGCGCCAGCTTCCAATCATTACTTGCAAAACCGGAAAGCGGAAAAGTAAAAAGAAAAGAGACAGATCTGTATTTCCATCGTTATGAAAAAAGCTATGAGCATACCGCTATTATCAGCGGTAATTATAAGCTGATCAGATTCTGGAATACTAATACGATAGAATTATACAATCTCGACAAAGACCTGGAAGAAGTACATGACCTGGCAGCAGCATTGCCCGATACCGCTGCAGTCCTGGATCGCAAACTGATGCAATACCTGCAAAAGCAACATGCAGAAGTGCTGGACAAAAGTTTAAAAACAACAAAAAAGAATAAAAAAAATGAGGAGGAAGATTAA
- a CDS encoding DUF4962 domain-containing protein gives MRRKIKNQWSLSGFKIALLAGMLCCTVISCLAQQNDKDALFPGSYPELHPRYRMWPTPAENAVVPGNAAVLLWPAVRTKGMTYDIRLSQDPGFNPAKTIQAQNIPWTIYNPHRVLNTGAWYWQYRSHNGSWSAVARFQVDSNTTATASPLAGKLLSAIPVSHPRVLIDQANKPAFTRSAMPSTDATVIIRKADKLLDAPLPAETTSGKKKKGKTAYQEYKLRAAESKHLGFGLLADVELLCQAYILSGEQKYADKGMQLAKAASHWDPHGPSSLNDFGDAGCMLAMALAFDTFHDQLTASERKALLDNINVRAGRCYTNWINDVDAKVLSNHVWQFTLHYFFQTAIAVHGELKDADKWLTYAYELWLARAPVLGGTEGGWLEGAVYFTINMETLLNVPTIIKNYTGFDFIQHHPWYLNNPYWMFYSFPAGSSCDGFGDNAETRTMPGKDYLAYADALSKLSGSRVAATYAEKIEQTEKIKPADADMLRWFRLRYLLHKNRPDTLPDSAFTTARMFHDIGVVDMHSDIGHVNNDLMVSMRSSPYGAYGHMLADQNTFNVLYGGQRLFYMSGHKIAMNDPHRLEWYKATIGHNGVLVNDQGQTFDPKGYGWISRFLDGSSLSYAVGDASMAYGGNPQQGKTTLKKFKRHLLFLHPDIVIVYDELDAVSATTWKWLIHSPQQIRIDTAKNEFYAAMENASAATSFFSSQPVQWAVSDTFTVAVDNWRESKDEKGNLYGNKNEWHLTAATQPTKKMRFLAIMQIHTGDQKDQQQPLYRFNDQQEIIVGNWTIKAELDASRPAIISAYKNDGKVAFSSGGNNIQAGNQQYAGKIKGSAKLGELINGKWMYKEAGDSIPEVVNGIPSNIKQRHL, from the coding sequence ATGAGGAGGAAGATTAAGAACCAATGGTCGCTATCGGGTTTTAAAATTGCGCTCCTGGCAGGGATGCTTTGCTGTACCGTTATTTCCTGCCTTGCACAACAAAACGATAAGGACGCTCTTTTTCCCGGCAGTTACCCGGAATTACATCCAAGGTATCGTATGTGGCCAACACCGGCAGAAAATGCAGTGGTACCCGGTAATGCAGCGGTACTGCTGTGGCCCGCTGTCCGCACAAAGGGAATGACTTACGACATCAGGCTCTCACAGGATCCTGGGTTTAATCCTGCAAAAACCATCCAGGCACAAAATATACCCTGGACGATATATAATCCGCATCGTGTGCTGAACACCGGCGCATGGTACTGGCAATACCGTTCTCATAATGGCAGCTGGTCCGCAGTTGCACGCTTTCAGGTTGACAGTAATACAACCGCGACAGCATCTCCATTGGCAGGCAAACTATTATCAGCTATACCTGTTTCCCATCCCAGGGTGCTGATTGATCAGGCAAACAAACCCGCATTTACCCGGTCGGCAATGCCCTCAACAGATGCCACTGTTATTATCCGTAAAGCAGATAAATTACTGGATGCCCCGCTCCCGGCTGAAACCACATCAGGTAAAAAGAAGAAAGGCAAAACAGCTTACCAGGAATACAAGTTGAGGGCAGCTGAAAGTAAACACCTCGGCTTTGGTCTGCTGGCCGATGTAGAATTACTCTGCCAGGCTTATATACTGAGCGGTGAACAAAAATATGCAGACAAAGGTATGCAGTTGGCGAAAGCGGCAAGCCATTGGGACCCGCACGGCCCCAGCAGTTTGAATGATTTTGGGGACGCCGGTTGTATGCTGGCGATGGCGCTGGCATTTGATACCTTTCATGATCAACTGACCGCCTCCGAGAGGAAAGCATTACTCGACAATATAAATGTCCGCGCAGGAAGGTGTTATACCAACTGGATAAATGATGTAGACGCTAAAGTATTATCCAACCACGTCTGGCAATTTACCCTACATTATTTTTTCCAGACAGCTATTGCGGTACATGGTGAGTTAAAGGATGCGGACAAGTGGCTCACCTACGCTTATGAGCTATGGCTGGCCAGGGCGCCGGTATTGGGCGGCACCGAAGGCGGCTGGCTCGAAGGAGCCGTTTATTTCACCATCAATATGGAAACATTACTCAATGTTCCTACGATCATAAAAAATTATACCGGTTTTGATTTCATTCAACATCATCCCTGGTATTTAAATAATCCTTACTGGATGTTTTATTCGTTTCCTGCCGGTTCTTCCTGCGACGGGTTTGGTGATAACGCAGAAACAAGGACGATGCCGGGTAAAGATTACCTGGCTTATGCAGACGCGCTCAGTAAACTCAGTGGTAGCAGGGTGGCCGCCACGTACGCGGAAAAAATTGAGCAAACGGAAAAGATAAAACCCGCGGATGCAGACATGCTTCGCTGGTTCAGATTAAGATACCTCTTGCATAAAAACCGGCCCGATACCTTACCCGATAGTGCGTTTACTACTGCCCGTATGTTCCATGATATTGGCGTGGTAGATATGCATTCGGACATTGGTCATGTAAACAATGACCTGATGGTTTCCATGCGATCCAGCCCCTATGGCGCCTATGGTCATATGCTGGCAGACCAGAACACCTTCAATGTACTGTATGGAGGTCAACGGCTGTTTTACATGTCAGGACATAAGATTGCCATGAATGATCCTCACCGGCTGGAATGGTATAAGGCCACCATTGGCCATAACGGTGTGTTGGTAAATGATCAGGGACAAACATTTGATCCCAAAGGATATGGATGGATAAGCCGGTTTCTCGACGGGTCATCTCTTTCTTATGCCGTGGGTGATGCTTCCATGGCTTATGGCGGCAATCCGCAGCAGGGAAAAACCACCTTAAAAAAATTCAAAAGACACCTGTTATTCCTGCATCCGGATATAGTGATCGTATATGATGAACTGGATGCTGTTAGTGCCACCACCTGGAAATGGCTGATCCACAGTCCGCAACAGATCCGTATTGACACGGCAAAAAATGAGTTTTACGCTGCCATGGAAAACGCTTCAGCTGCTACTTCCTTCTTCTCTTCTCAGCCGGTGCAGTGGGCAGTGTCAGACACGTTTACCGTAGCAGTTGACAACTGGCGGGAAAGCAAGGATGAGAAAGGCAATCTGTATGGAAATAAAAACGAGTGGCATCTTACCGCAGCAACACAGCCAACAAAAAAAATGCGCTTCCTGGCCATTATGCAGATTCATACCGGAGATCAAAAAGATCAGCAACAACCCCTTTACCGTTTCAATGATCAACAGGAGATCATAGTTGGCAACTGGACCATTAAAGCAGAGCTGGATGCATCCAGACCCGCCATCATCTCCGCATATAAAAATGACGGCAAAGTGGCTTTCAGTTCAGGCGGTAATAACATACAGGCAGGCAACCAACAATATGCCGGCAAAATAAAAGGAAGCGCAAAACTCGGTGAGCTGATCAACGGCAAATGGATGTATAAAGAAGCCGGAGACAGCATTCCGGAAGTGGTGAATGGAATACCCTCAAATATTAAACAGCGCCATTTATGA
- a CDS encoding sulfatase, whose product MIYKFSSHAIWLTAATCLLALLSCKHNAKEQTVKRPNILFVIADDQSFPYSSVYGATGVHTPAFDKVAENGVLFYNAFAAAPQCSPSRAAILTGKNIWQLEEAGTHSSYFPKKFPVFTDLLENAGYKTGYTGKAWGPGNWKDAGWTRNPVGPEYNKKKLVPPTKGISPIDYFSNFVDFYEEKNPDEPFFFWYGANEPHRPYTEGSGQQIGKKLADADMPRFLPDDSTVRSDIEDYAAEIEWFDQQLAKMIDFLREKGQLENTLIVVTSDNGMPFPAAKANLMEYGSHVPLAISWPAKIKGGRIARDLVSLIDLAPTFLQVAGIKETPVMTGKSMGNILFPDNTSGEQVHRDYVLTGRERHSDARPDNLGYPSRAIRTEHYLFVLNCKPDRWPAGNPPPPKEEIAKLDREDPSGNFKSIGTGYNDIDDPSPTKSFMMKHRAEWPELFAQGFERRPAEQLFDIEKDPDCITNLANVPAFDSVRTVLNNKLADLLTKQGDPRMLGYGDIFESYPRFGLMRNWPGFKERGAYNPAYQNNQPQLKKQ is encoded by the coding sequence ATGATATACAAATTCTCTTCGCACGCAATATGGCTTACTGCCGCAACATGCTTGTTGGCATTGTTGTCATGCAAGCATAATGCAAAGGAACAAACCGTTAAACGACCCAATATACTTTTCGTTATAGCAGATGATCAATCTTTCCCTTATTCATCTGTGTACGGAGCAACAGGCGTTCATACCCCCGCATTTGATAAAGTAGCCGAAAACGGTGTCCTGTTTTATAATGCGTTTGCGGCTGCACCTCAATGCAGTCCTTCACGGGCGGCAATCCTTACGGGTAAAAATATCTGGCAACTGGAAGAAGCAGGCACGCACAGCAGTTATTTCCCGAAAAAATTCCCGGTATTTACTGATCTCCTGGAAAACGCAGGATACAAAACAGGCTATACCGGAAAGGCATGGGGACCCGGTAACTGGAAAGACGCAGGATGGACACGTAATCCCGTTGGCCCGGAATACAATAAGAAAAAACTGGTACCACCTACCAAAGGTATCAGCCCAATCGATTATTTCAGCAACTTCGTCGATTTTTATGAAGAGAAAAATCCGGACGAGCCGTTCTTTTTCTGGTATGGTGCCAACGAACCCCATCGGCCTTATACAGAAGGATCCGGTCAGCAGATTGGAAAGAAACTGGCGGACGCAGATATGCCCCGGTTTCTGCCGGATGATTCCACTGTAAGAAGCGACATTGAAGATTATGCCGCAGAAATTGAATGGTTTGATCAGCAATTAGCGAAGATGATAGATTTCCTGCGGGAAAAAGGACAACTGGAAAACACGCTTATTGTAGTCACTTCGGATAATGGTATGCCCTTCCCCGCTGCCAAAGCCAACTTAATGGAATATGGCTCCCACGTACCGCTGGCCATCAGCTGGCCGGCCAAAATAAAAGGTGGCAGGATTGCCCGCGACCTGGTCAGTTTAATTGATCTCGCCCCTACTTTTTTACAGGTAGCGGGTATCAAAGAAACACCGGTCATGACCGGCAAAAGCATGGGCAATATACTGTTCCCCGATAATACATCCGGCGAACAAGTCCACAGGGACTATGTATTGACCGGCCGTGAAAGGCATTCCGATGCAAGACCGGATAACCTGGGATATCCCTCCCGCGCTATCAGGACCGAACACTATTTATTCGTCCTCAATTGCAAACCGGATCGCTGGCCTGCGGGTAATCCACCGCCGCCAAAAGAAGAGATAGCAAAACTGGACCGGGAAGATCCTTCCGGAAATTTTAAATCTATCGGCACCGGGTATAACGATATTGATGATCCCTCTCCTACCAAATCCTTTATGATGAAGCATCGGGCGGAATGGCCGGAATTATTCGCACAAGGATTTGAAAGAAGACCGGCAGAACAACTTTTTGATATTGAAAAAGATCCGGACTGTATCACTAACCTGGCAAATGTTCCTGCATTTGACTCCGTGAGGACTGTCTTAAACAATAAGCTGGCGGATTTATTAACCAAACAGGGCGACCCACGGATGCTTGGGTACGGGGATATTTTTGAAAGTTATCCAAGGTTTGGGTTAATGCGGAACTGGCCCGGCTTTAAAGAAAGAGGCGCCTATAATCCCGCTTATCAAAACAACCAACCGCAGTTAAAAAAACAATGA
- a CDS encoding sulfatase-like hydrolase/transferase produces MRKTIIISITLLCTHLHGYTQRKDVPVIIIMADQLRYDAIGKYTPNINALKKDGVSFNRTYTASPLCAPSRAAFFTGRYPNNTGGLINGWVGEDEHYRNVKSGTPNLYQTMSSNWDAWHVGKQHFFTQDKIDENPRIKVQWITQKDYKEWLKPQGVKSPGGREFTGFSPELVSGEYSHVKRYTIPVAKAYKEGLQYFPDDYFGEKSAEIIKKHNTGKPLLLTTMFLSPHPPFDIPAPYFDKIRQQDLNIPANVGQWYKDQSPLQLYALSGFIGSRYSRDDWAKLWPKYFGLVNLLDDETGKIIQALKDKGLYDKALIIFTADHGEMLGSHSLWMKMCMYEESTRVPLIIKFPSDFRPAVGETNQLVSLTDVWPTLMDFLQINPKDKTDGISLMPLLKNKSFNRNKVFIQYDGNAAYGSNQRCVVSGNYKLIMDTFKDEIYLELYDIIKDPEETVNLVMDPAYEALSRKLIGEIQEHMLHTNDLLKFSGDVYQNFISHYATLGQKQSAEN; encoded by the coding sequence ATGAGGAAAACCATCATCATTTCTATTACACTATTATGCACTCACCTGCATGGCTATACGCAACGAAAAGATGTGCCGGTAATTATCATTATGGCAGATCAGCTCAGGTACGACGCCATTGGTAAATATACGCCCAACATCAACGCGCTAAAAAAGGACGGGGTTTCGTTTAACCGCACCTACACTGCCAGCCCGCTCTGCGCACCTTCTCGTGCGGCTTTTTTCACAGGCAGGTATCCAAATAATACCGGGGGACTGATTAACGGATGGGTTGGCGAGGATGAGCATTACCGGAACGTAAAATCCGGCACACCAAATTTATACCAGACCATGTCATCCAATTGGGATGCCTGGCATGTGGGCAAACAACACTTTTTTACCCAGGATAAGATTGATGAAAATCCCCGCATAAAAGTGCAATGGATCACACAAAAAGATTACAAGGAATGGTTAAAACCACAGGGTGTAAAATCTCCCGGGGGGCGTGAATTCACTGGATTCTCGCCGGAGTTGGTATCAGGAGAATATTCACATGTTAAACGTTATACCATACCGGTTGCTAAAGCGTACAAAGAAGGGCTCCAATATTTCCCCGATGATTATTTTGGTGAAAAATCTGCCGAAATTATAAAAAAACATAACACGGGTAAACCATTGTTGCTTACAACGATGTTTTTATCACCGCATCCTCCTTTCGATATTCCTGCTCCTTATTTTGATAAGATCAGGCAGCAGGATCTGAACATACCAGCTAATGTGGGACAATGGTATAAAGATCAGTCGCCGTTACAACTGTACGCCCTCTCAGGGTTTATCGGAAGCCGCTATTCCAGGGACGACTGGGCTAAATTATGGCCCAAATATTTCGGACTGGTAAACCTGCTGGATGACGAAACGGGAAAAATCATCCAGGCATTAAAAGATAAAGGTCTTTACGACAAAGCACTGATCATATTCACCGCCGATCATGGTGAAATGCTGGGAAGTCATTCCCTGTGGATGAAAATGTGTATGTACGAAGAATCTACCCGTGTTCCGCTTATCATCAAATTTCCGTCTGACTTCCGTCCTGCTGTCGGGGAAACAAACCAACTCGTGAGCCTTACAGATGTATGGCCTACATTAATGGATTTCCTTCAGATTAATCCGAAAGACAAGACAGACGGCATATCGCTGATGCCACTATTGAAGAATAAATCATTCAACCGTAACAAGGTCTTTATCCAGTACGATGGCAATGCCGCCTATGGCAGTAACCAGCGTTGTGTGGTATCGGGCAATTACAAGCTCATAATGGACACGTTTAAAGATGAGATCTACCTGGAACTATACGATATAATAAAAGATCCGGAGGAAACGGTAAACCTCGTCATGGATCCGGCATATGAAGCATTATCCAGAAAACTGATCGGAGAAATACAGGAACATATGCTGCACACCAATGATCTGTTGAAATTTTCCGGTGATGTTTATCAAAATTTCATCTCACATTATGCAACACTTGGCCAAAAGCAAAGTGCAGAAAACTGA
- a CDS encoding arylsulfatase, producing MKKGIYPAVMVLWLLTGCDQRAPKADSSDHQEPPNIVYILADDLGYGDVSIYNPASKISTPNIDRLAVEGIRFMDAHAPSSVCTPSRYGILTGRYCWRSRLPQGVLRGYGRALIAENQLTIGTLLRQYNYTTAAIGKWHLGLNWVVKKGHEHALQLRENNADHARIITDMDTSDIVFSQPVEDGPREHGFDYSYILPASLDMPPYGYLRNDTLTAFLSAETKGNEVHDKDSPNYAVGAFWRPGKMAATFDFEQVLPGFTDHAIDYIRQQAHATKPFFLYFAMPAPHTPWLPAKAYNGKSGAGLYGDYVTMMDDMVGKVLQAIDSSGLSSNTIVIFTSDNGPYWRPSSIEKYNHRAAGIYRGMKADIWEGGHRVPFIVRWPSKIKAGSSSNITTTLTNLIATCSELVGGPKRVKSAIDSYSILPALLGTQDTADIPQIVIHESSQGMYAIRQGPWKFIDGLGSGGFSPPVSEAPVPNGPKGQLYHLGDDPSESKNLYLDHPDKVNLLKRLLDSIRDTTQMNHEK from the coding sequence ATGAAAAAAGGAATTTATCCCGCAGTAATGGTGCTATGGCTGCTTACAGGCTGTGATCAGCGTGCTCCCAAAGCAGATAGTAGCGATCATCAGGAACCGCCCAATATTGTTTATATCCTGGCGGATGATCTTGGGTATGGGGATGTATCCATTTACAACCCGGCATCGAAGATCTCCACGCCGAATATTGACAGACTGGCGGTGGAAGGTATCCGCTTTATGGATGCACATGCACCGTCATCGGTTTGCACGCCTTCCCGTTATGGTATATTAACGGGGCGCTATTGCTGGCGCAGCAGATTGCCGCAGGGCGTGTTGCGTGGTTATGGAAGGGCGTTGATAGCAGAAAATCAGCTGACCATCGGTACACTATTAAGGCAATACAACTACACCACTGCCGCCATCGGCAAATGGCACCTGGGATTGAACTGGGTAGTCAAAAAAGGCCATGAGCATGCCTTGCAGCTACGGGAGAACAATGCCGATCATGCCCGTATCATCACAGATATGGATACCAGCGATATCGTATTCAGTCAGCCGGTGGAAGATGGCCCCCGGGAACATGGATTCGATTATTCCTATATCCTGCCCGCCTCGCTGGATATGCCGCCTTACGGCTACCTGAGAAACGATACGTTAACAGCCTTCCTTTCCGCGGAAACAAAAGGGAATGAAGTACATGACAAGGATTCGCCCAACTATGCAGTGGGCGCCTTCTGGCGACCCGGAAAAATGGCCGCCACCTTTGATTTCGAACAGGTGCTGCCAGGCTTTACCGACCATGCCATTGATTATATCAGGCAACAGGCGCATGCAACCAAACCGTTCTTCCTCTACTTTGCCATGCCCGCTCCTCACACACCCTGGTTACCAGCGAAAGCATACAACGGTAAATCAGGCGCTGGTCTGTACGGCGACTATGTTACCATGATGGATGATATGGTGGGCAAGGTTTTACAGGCTATTGACAGCAGCGGTTTATCATCCAACACCATCGTGATCTTTACCAGTGATAACGGTCCTTACTGGCGGCCATCTTCTATAGAAAAATATAATCACCGGGCAGCCGGTATCTACAGGGGCATGAAAGCAGATATATGGGAAGGCGGTCATCGTGTTCCTTTCATCGTCAGGTGGCCTTCTAAAATAAAAGCTGGCAGCAGTAGTAATATCACCACAACACTGACCAATTTAATAGCCACCTGTTCAGAACTCGTGGGTGGCCCCAAACGGGTGAAATCAGCCATAGATAGTTACAGCATTTTACCTGCGCTGCTGGGCACACAGGATACAGCAGATATACCACAAATTGTTATTCATGAATCTTCACAGGGAATGTATGCTATCCGCCAGGGTCCATGGAAATTTATCGACGGACTGGGATCAGGAGGATTCAGTCCACCGGTAAGCGAAGCACCTGTACCGAATGGACCCAAAGGCCAGCTTTATCATTTGGGTGACGATCCATCAGAAAGCAAAAATCTGTATCTGGATCATCCTGATAAAGTAAACCTGTTAAAACGGTTATTGGATAGTATCAGAGATACCACTCAAATGAATCATGAAAAATAA
- a CDS encoding alkaline phosphatase D family protein: MATRRTFIKNLSIGSAALVIGAKSSKASPFALYEKPQGPYMATGIKIGEVSDTQAIIWARLTKDAERVHDDAPQPVILYKNDQTGVFEVKGAKESRPDREPKVMYPPGATANTLAGAVPAATGEVRVRWKTPDSHAWQELPWQPVNLDRDATRQFTLNNLTPFKKYELVVEARSTGSNTITSTMTGSFKTAPKKSEQADVKFVAVTCQEYHDRDHGSKGFKIYESMLRHEPDFFVHTGDVVYYDQQAKSLELARWHWQRIYGFPSLVEFHRQVGSYFMKDDHDTWMNDCYPDLKTRFMGDFTFKDGQQLFLDQVPMGNKTYRTYRWGKDLQIWMVEVRDFRSPNNVPDGPDKTIWGKEQIDWFKKTVDASDATFKVLISPTPIVGPDRPQKVDNHANKVFYHEGEMLREFIGKQPNMHIINGDRHWQYASRDQETGLLEFSCGPVSNEHAGGWKKGEVKEGELYMQVIGGYLEVTVKRTGNQPVIIFAHHDVDGNTVYRYEQYASGQY, encoded by the coding sequence ATGGCAACCCGGAGAACATTTATTAAGAACCTGTCAATCGGATCAGCGGCACTTGTTATTGGCGCTAAAAGCAGCAAGGCTTCCCCTTTTGCGCTTTACGAAAAGCCCCAGGGCCCCTATATGGCAACAGGTATAAAGATTGGTGAGGTCAGTGATACGCAGGCTATTATCTGGGCAAGATTGACCAAAGATGCCGAAAGAGTGCACGATGATGCGCCACAGCCGGTGATCCTATATAAAAATGATCAAACAGGCGTTTTTGAAGTTAAAGGCGCTAAAGAAAGCCGGCCTGATCGCGAACCAAAAGTAATGTATCCTCCCGGCGCTACGGCGAATACATTGGCAGGAGCCGTTCCCGCTGCAACCGGTGAAGTACGGGTGCGCTGGAAAACACCGGATAGCCATGCCTGGCAGGAATTACCCTGGCAGCCGGTGAACCTGGATCGCGACGCTACGCGCCAGTTTACCCTCAACAATCTTACTCCTTTTAAAAAATATGAGCTGGTAGTAGAAGCCCGTTCAACCGGCAGTAATACCATCACTTCCACAATGACAGGAAGCTTCAAAACAGCTCCCAAAAAATCGGAACAGGCGGATGTAAAATTTGTGGCGGTCACCTGCCAGGAATACCACGACCGCGATCATGGCAGCAAAGGATTCAAAATATATGAATCCATGCTTCGCCACGAACCGGATTTTTTTGTGCATACCGGCGATGTTGTGTACTATGATCAGCAGGCAAAAAGCCTGGAATTAGCCCGCTGGCACTGGCAGCGGATCTATGGGTTTCCTTCCCTCGTTGAATTTCACCGGCAGGTAGGCAGCTATTTTATGAAAGACGATCATGATACCTGGATGAATGATTGTTATCCTGACCTGAAGACCAGGTTCATGGGTGATTTTACTTTTAAAGATGGTCAGCAGCTATTCCTGGACCAGGTACCCATGGGCAATAAAACTTACCGTACTTATCGCTGGGGAAAAGACCTGCAGATATGGATGGTAGAAGTCCGGGATTTCAGGAGTCCGAATAATGTACCGGATGGCCCGGATAAAACGATATGGGGCAAGGAACAAATTGACTGGTTTAAAAAAACAGTGGACGCTTCAGATGCCACCTTCAAAGTATTGATCAGCCCAACGCCGATTGTTGGTCCTGACCGGCCACAGAAAGTAGACAACCATGCCAACAAGGTATTTTATCATGAAGGAGAAATGCTGCGCGAGTTTATCGGAAAGCAACCCAACATGCACATTATTAACGGAGACCGGCACTGGCAGTACGCTTCACGGGATCAGGAAACCGGTTTGCTGGAGTTTAGCTGCGGGCCGGTCAGTAACGAACATGCAGGTGGATGGAAAAAAGGAGAAGTAAAAGAAGGAGAATTATATATGCAGGTGATTGGCGGGTATCTTGAAGTAACGGTAAAAAGAACAGGGAATCAACCGGTGATTATTTTTGCCCATCATGATGTAGATGGAAATACAGTATATCGCTACGAACAATATGCTTCAGGACAGTATTGA